Proteins encoded in a region of the Oncorhynchus gorbuscha isolate QuinsamMale2020 ecotype Even-year linkage group LG16, OgorEven_v1.0, whole genome shotgun sequence genome:
- the LOC124000802 gene encoding GTPase IMAP family member 8-like isoform X1 codes for MASRAPPSLGETHHRSEMKIVLIGGRQMWDIEASGKSSIGNTILGRDIFETGRRTAQCVSGQRYVYGRQITLIDTPGWWWGYPVDNTPKLDQLEIMRSVYLCHPGPQAFLLVIPVDTVFPNIFKRSLQEHLELFNDRVWRHTIVLFSTITPPNDISLQKHISVWPDLQWLIKKCGNRYHVLNVNNRGDDTQVTELLEKIEEMVAGNDGNHYETNQALSEELEENRLAVIEVAKRMMAKVQRQRTRLRALIKGEATSPTYLRLVIVGAQWAARSSAGNTILGEGVFDVADNTRRTVHCVTRHGEVAGRQLTVVDTPGWHYNSSLQNTSKMDRFEIVHSVFQCPPGPHAVLLVVPFATAFNKSYERAVEEHMGLLTDAVWKHTIVLFTRGDWLGDTTVEQRIASEGKGLQWLIEKCGNRYHVFDNKNRSDATQVIELLEKVEEMVAENRGCPYEIDTDVSADLEQKKRAGKERAQKITMKVQRQMTTLRELFKGEEQIFSEDELRIVLVGRREAGKSVAGNTILVGELFPTALTKEFRIQNRTMQCVMQQKRVAGMKLKVVDTPGWWKRTPQDARDWVQDEVVRSVSLCPPGPHAFLLVIPISAPFSEGDLKAVEKHLGLLTEKVWRHTMVLFTWGDWLGDRAIEEYIEREGEALQQLVEKCGNRYHVMNCHGWDDSSQVTTLLRKVKEMVVRNKGHNFTIEQKSRQKPMLHWLAGKGMMTEEEWNRREEELIERMLKAVVVEPEESKLPFVRGKESIDFFIPSMSCETPSEVGSSYINYGAHAKVSEWRVKYAGRSAASSGHGTMSSAVSYMGESLDRWENLVKESLGDGKIRARVLDSPANSEAHIYGVKTKRRNSH; via the exons ATGGCAAGTAGGGCTCCTCCCTCCCTCG GGGAGACCCACCATCGGTCAGAGATGAAGATTGTGCTAATTGGGGGAAGACAGATGTGGGATATAGAAGCCAGCGGGAAGAGTTCAATAGGAAACACCATCCTGGGCAGAGACATTTTTGAGACAGGAAGAAGAACTGCCCAATGTGTGAGCGGACAACGGTATGTGTATGGGAGGCAGATAACTTTGATTGATACCCCAGGCTGGTGGTGGGGTTATCCTGTAGATAATACTCCCAAATTGGATCAATTGGAAATCATGAGAAGTGTATATCTATGTCATCCTGGACCCCAAGCCTTTCTCTTGGTCATTCCCGTGGACACCGTTTTTCCCAACATATTCAAAAGATCGTTACAGGAACACCTGGAGTTATTCAATGATAGAGTCTGGAGACACACTATTGTGCTGTTTAGTACAATCACTCCCCCCAATGACATAAGTTTACAGAAACACATAAGCGTTTGGCCGGATCTTCAATGGCTTATTAAGAAGTGTGGGAACAGGTATCATGTTTTGAATGTCAATAACAGGGGTGATGACACCCAGGTCACAGAGCTGCTGGAGAAGATAGAAGAAATGGTGGCAGGAAACGATGGCAATCATTATGAGACAAACCAAGCTCTGTCTGAAGAGCTGGAAGAGAACAGATTAGCAGTGATTGAAGTAGCCAAACGGATGATGGCTAAGGTACAGAGACAAAGGACCAGACTCAGAGCGCTGATCAAAG GAGAGGCAACTAGCCCAACATACCTCAGGCTTGTGATTGTTGGGGCACAATGGGCTGCCAGGAGCTCAGCAGGAAACACCATTCTGGGGGAAGGTGTGTTTGATGTTGCTGATAATACAAGAAGAACAGTGCACTGTGTGACAAGACATGGTGAAGTAGCAGGGAGGCAGCTTACGGTGGTTGACACACCAGGCTGGCACTACAATAGTTCTCTACAGAACACCTCCAAGATGGATAGATTTGAGATAGTGCACAGTGTGTTTCAATGTCCTCCAGGACCCCATGCGGTCCTTCTGGTGGTTCCCTTTGCAACAGCATTCAACAAATCATATGAGAGAGCTGTTGAGGAGCACATGGGTCTCCTCACAGATGCAGTCTGGAAGCACACGATTGTGCTCTTCACACGAGGAGACTGGCTGGGAGACACAACTGTTGAACAACGCATTGCGAGTGAAGGGAAGGGTCTTCAGTGGCTCATTGAGAAATGTGGTAACAGATACCATGTTTTTGACAACAAGAATCGAAGTGATGCAACACAGGTAATCGAGCTGCTGGAGAAAGTAGAGGAGATGGTGGCAGAAAACAGAGGTTGTCCTTATGAAATTGACACCGATGTTTCAGCAGACTTGGAACAGAAAAAGAGGGCTGGAAAAGAAAGAGCTCAAAAGATCACAATGAAGGTGCAGAGACAAATGACGACACTCAGAGAACTGTTTAAAG GGGAGGAACAAATATTCTCTGAGGATGAGTTGAGAATTGTACTTGTTGGGAGAAGAGAGGCTGGGAAGAGTGTGGCAGGAAACACAATACTGGTTGGAGAGTTGTTTCCGACAGCTTTGACCAAG GAATTCAGAATTCAAAACAGAACTATGCAGTGTGTAATGCAACAAAAGAGAGTTGCTGGGATGAAGCTCAAAGTTGTAGATACACCAGGCTGGTGGAAGAGAACCCCACAGGATGCACGAGATTGGGTTCAAGATGAAGTGGTGCgcagtgtgtctctctgtccacctGGCCCCCATGCTTTTCTTCTGGTCATTCCCATTTCTGCACCATTTTCAGAGGGAGACCTCAAAGCAGTAGAGAAGCACCTTGGGCTATTAACTGAGAAAGTCTGGAGACACACAATGGTGCTGTTCACCTGGGGAGATTGGCTAGGAGACAGAGCCATTGAGGAATAtattgagagagaaggagaggcactCCAACAACTTGTTGAAAAATGTGGGAACAGGTATCATGTAATGAACTGCCATGGCTGGGATGATAGCTCTCAGGTCACAACACTGTTGAGGAAGGTAAAGGAGATGGTTGTACGTAACAAAGGGCACAATTTCACTATTGAACAGAAGAGTAGGCAGAAGCCAATGCTTCACTGGTTAGCAGGAAAGGGCATGATGACCGAAGAGGAatggaacaggagagaagaggaactcATAGAGCGGATGTTGAAGGCAGTGGTGGTAGAACCAGAGGAATCTAAACTGCCATTTGTACGGGGGAAGGAAAGCATTGATTTTTTCATCCCCAGCA TGAGCTGTGAGACTCCCTCTGAAGTTGGGAGTTCCTACATAAATTATGGAGCACATGCCAAGGTGTCTGAATGGAGAGTGAAGTATGCTGGGAGATCTGCTGCATCCTCTGGGCACGGCACTATGAGTTCAGCAGTCAGTTACATGGGCGAATCTCTGGACCGATGGGAGAATCTAGTCAAGGAGAGTCTGGGGGACGGCAAGATAAGAGCAAGGGTGTTGGATAGTCCTGCAAATTCAGAGGCCCACATTTATGGGGTGAAAACCAAACGTAGGAATTCACATTGA
- the LOC124000802 gene encoding GTPase IMAP family member 8-like isoform X2: MCERTTVTELLEKIEEMVAGNDGNHYETNQALSEELEENRLAVIEVAKRMMAKVQRQRTRLRALIKGEATSPTYLRLVIVGAQWAARSSAGNTILGEGVFDVADNTRRTVHCVTRHGEVAGRQLTVVDTPGWHYNSSLQNTSKMDRFEIVHSVFQCPPGPHAVLLVVPFATAFNKSYERAVEEHMGLLTDAVWKHTIVLFTRGDWLGDTTVEQRIASEGKGLQWLIEKCGNRYHVFDNKNRSDATQVIELLEKVEEMVAENRGCPYEIDTDVSADLEQKKRAGKERAQKITMKVQRQMTTLRELFKGEEQIFSEDELRIVLVGRREAGKSVAGNTILVGELFPTALTKEFRIQNRTMQCVMQQKRVAGMKLKVVDTPGWWKRTPQDARDWVQDEVVRSVSLCPPGPHAFLLVIPISAPFSEGDLKAVEKHLGLLTEKVWRHTMVLFTWGDWLGDRAIEEYIEREGEALQQLVEKCGNRYHVMNCHGWDDSSQVTTLLRKVKEMVVRNKGHNFTIEQKSRQKPMLHWLAGKGMMTEEEWNRREEELIERMLKAVVVEPEESKLPFVRGKESIDFFIPSMSCETPSEVGSSYINYGAHAKVSEWRVKYAGRSAASSGHGTMSSAVSYMGESLDRWENLVKESLGDGKIRARVLDSPANSEAHIYGVKTKRRNSH; this comes from the exons ATGTGTGAGCGGACAACG GTCACAGAGCTGCTGGAGAAGATAGAAGAAATGGTGGCAGGAAACGATGGCAATCATTATGAGACAAACCAAGCTCTGTCTGAAGAGCTGGAAGAGAACAGATTAGCAGTGATTGAAGTAGCCAAACGGATGATGGCTAAGGTACAGAGACAAAGGACCAGACTCAGAGCGCTGATCAAAG GAGAGGCAACTAGCCCAACATACCTCAGGCTTGTGATTGTTGGGGCACAATGGGCTGCCAGGAGCTCAGCAGGAAACACCATTCTGGGGGAAGGTGTGTTTGATGTTGCTGATAATACAAGAAGAACAGTGCACTGTGTGACAAGACATGGTGAAGTAGCAGGGAGGCAGCTTACGGTGGTTGACACACCAGGCTGGCACTACAATAGTTCTCTACAGAACACCTCCAAGATGGATAGATTTGAGATAGTGCACAGTGTGTTTCAATGTCCTCCAGGACCCCATGCGGTCCTTCTGGTGGTTCCCTTTGCAACAGCATTCAACAAATCATATGAGAGAGCTGTTGAGGAGCACATGGGTCTCCTCACAGATGCAGTCTGGAAGCACACGATTGTGCTCTTCACACGAGGAGACTGGCTGGGAGACACAACTGTTGAACAACGCATTGCGAGTGAAGGGAAGGGTCTTCAGTGGCTCATTGAGAAATGTGGTAACAGATACCATGTTTTTGACAACAAGAATCGAAGTGATGCAACACAGGTAATCGAGCTGCTGGAGAAAGTAGAGGAGATGGTGGCAGAAAACAGAGGTTGTCCTTATGAAATTGACACCGATGTTTCAGCAGACTTGGAACAGAAAAAGAGGGCTGGAAAAGAAAGAGCTCAAAAGATCACAATGAAGGTGCAGAGACAAATGACGACACTCAGAGAACTGTTTAAAG GGGAGGAACAAATATTCTCTGAGGATGAGTTGAGAATTGTACTTGTTGGGAGAAGAGAGGCTGGGAAGAGTGTGGCAGGAAACACAATACTGGTTGGAGAGTTGTTTCCGACAGCTTTGACCAAG GAATTCAGAATTCAAAACAGAACTATGCAGTGTGTAATGCAACAAAAGAGAGTTGCTGGGATGAAGCTCAAAGTTGTAGATACACCAGGCTGGTGGAAGAGAACCCCACAGGATGCACGAGATTGGGTTCAAGATGAAGTGGTGCgcagtgtgtctctctgtccacctGGCCCCCATGCTTTTCTTCTGGTCATTCCCATTTCTGCACCATTTTCAGAGGGAGACCTCAAAGCAGTAGAGAAGCACCTTGGGCTATTAACTGAGAAAGTCTGGAGACACACAATGGTGCTGTTCACCTGGGGAGATTGGCTAGGAGACAGAGCCATTGAGGAATAtattgagagagaaggagaggcactCCAACAACTTGTTGAAAAATGTGGGAACAGGTATCATGTAATGAACTGCCATGGCTGGGATGATAGCTCTCAGGTCACAACACTGTTGAGGAAGGTAAAGGAGATGGTTGTACGTAACAAAGGGCACAATTTCACTATTGAACAGAAGAGTAGGCAGAAGCCAATGCTTCACTGGTTAGCAGGAAAGGGCATGATGACCGAAGAGGAatggaacaggagagaagaggaactcATAGAGCGGATGTTGAAGGCAGTGGTGGTAGAACCAGAGGAATCTAAACTGCCATTTGTACGGGGGAAGGAAAGCATTGATTTTTTCATCCCCAGCA TGAGCTGTGAGACTCCCTCTGAAGTTGGGAGTTCCTACATAAATTATGGAGCACATGCCAAGGTGTCTGAATGGAGAGTGAAGTATGCTGGGAGATCTGCTGCATCCTCTGGGCACGGCACTATGAGTTCAGCAGTCAGTTACATGGGCGAATCTCTGGACCGATGGGAGAATCTAGTCAAGGAGAGTCTGGGGGACGGCAAGATAAGAGCAAGGGTGTTGGATAGTCCTGCAAATTCAGAGGCCCACATTTATGGGGTGAAAACCAAACGTAGGAATTCACATTGA